A region of the Burkholderiales bacterium genome:
CGCCTGTGCCGCTTCGACCCGGGAAGCCGTGCGTCCCGCGTCGAACACGGTCTGTGCGGCGGCCGCCGAGAACAGCCACACGCGGGCGGACGACTTGAAGAGGTTGCCGAGCGATTCGCTTTCGCCGCCGAACAGGCCGGTGAGCGAGATCGACGGATAGTAGGCGGCCCTGGCCTGACCGATGCGCGCGTTGGCGGCGACCAGGCTCTGCTCGGCCTGCTGCAGGTCGGGGCGGCGCTCCAGCAGATCGGAAGGCAATCCTGCGGGCACGGAAGGCGGCATGGCCAGCACGTCGATGGCGGCGCCGCGGTCCATCGGCTGCTCGACGATGGCGCGCGGGCTGCGGCCGAGCAGAACCGACAACGCGTTCTCCTGGACTGCGACCTGCTGCTCGAGCCTTGGCAGCAGCGCTTGCGCCTGCGCGGCCTGCGCCTCCACCTGGCGCAGATCGAACTCCGAGGCCACGCCGGACTGGAAGCGCAGCCGCTGCAGGGCAGTGGAGGCGAGCCGGGTGGAGATGGTGCGTCGCGTCACTTCCACCTGCGCGTCGAGCGCTCGCAGGTTGAAATAGCCCTTCACCACCTCGCCGATCAGGGCGATCCGCACCGCATCGCGGTTGTGCCGCGCGGAGAGCAGTTCGGCACGCGCGGCCTCGGTCGCACGGCGGTACTTGCCCCAGAAGTCGATCTCGTAGGAGACATTGAGCGAGGCCGTGTAGTCGCTGAAAGTCGGATCGCTGCCCGGCGGTGCGCCGAGCGCGCTGTCTTCGCTGGCACGGTTGCGCGAGGCTGCGGCTGCGGCTGACACGCCGGGATACCGGTCGGCGCGCGCAGCGCCGAGCTGGGCGCGGGCCTCGGATACGCGGGCGATCGCAAGGCGCAGGTCCAGATTGTGGACGAGCGCCTCCTCGACCATCTCATCGAGCACCGGATCGCCGTAGCTCTTCCACCAGTGGGACGACACCGGCTCGGATACGCTCGCGACCGGCCACTGCTTGGGTGTGTCGATACTCGGGCGCTTGTAGTCCGGCCCGACAGTCATGCAGCCGGCGAGCGCCGCAATCGCGCCCAGTGCGATCATCCTTTCAAGCATGGCGAGGCTCCAGGTGTCCGGGCGGATGGTGCGGCACGTTCACCACGTTCGCCGCGGCGCTCTTGTGCTGCTCGATCTCGGTGCGGATCTGCGCAGTCGAGCGTGTCTCGGTGAGATGCCGGTCGGTAATCAGCTTGAAGAACAGCGGCACGAAGAAGATCGCCAGGAAGGTGGCGGCCAGCATTCCGCCCATGACACCGGTGCCGACCGCGATGCGCGCGCCGGCGCCGGCGCCGGACGAGAACGCCAGGGGCGCAACGCCCAGGATGAAGGCGAGCGAAGTCATCAGTATCGGGCGGAAGCGCAGCCGCGCCGCCTCGATCGCCGCCGCCGAAGGCGACAGCCCCTCTTCGTTCTTGAGCAGCGCGTACTCGACGATCAGGATGGCGTTTTTCGCCGCCAGGCCGAGCAGGGTGACCAGCCCGATCTGGAAATACACGTCGTTGGTGAGCCCGCGGATCCACACCGCGGCAAGCGCGCCGAAGGTGCCGAAGGGCAGTGCCATCATCACCGACAGCGGCAGCGACCAGCGCTCGTACTGCGCGGCCAGGATGAGGAACACCATGATCACCGCCAGCCCCAGCGCGAGTGCCGAGGTGCCGCTCGACTTCTTCTCTTGGAAGGAGGCACCGCCCCAGTCATAGCTGAAGTCGGGCGGCAGCACCTCATCCGCGATTCGTTCAACGACCTCGATCGCCTGCCCGGAAGACACGCCCGGAGCGCCCTGTCCGAGCAGCTTGACCGCGGGCAGGTTGTTGAAGCGGTCGAGCGAATCCGGCCCCGAGGTGTAGCTCACCTTCGCCAGCGCCTTGACCGGCACCATCTGTCCGGTATTGGAACGCACGTAGAGCTCGCCGATGGAGTCCGGGCTGCTGCGGTACTGCGGCTCCGCCGACATCAGCACCTGCCAGGTGCGGCCGAAGCGGTTGAAGTCGTTCACGTAGAATGAGCCCAGCGTCGCGGCCAGCGTGTCGTAGACGTCGTTGATCGGCACGCCCAGCGCCTTGGCCTTTTCGCGGTCCACGTCCACGCGCAACTGCGGAACGTTGGAGCGCCACAGCGTCTGCACGCCGGCCAGCATCGGATCCTTGTTGGCCGCCGCGAGGAACTGACCCATCGCCTGCGCGAGCGCCTGCGGGCCGCCTTCGCCGCGGTTCTGGATGTAGAACTCGAAGCCCCCGGCGTTGCCCAGCCCGAAGATCGGTGGCGGCGCGAAGGCGAGCACCAGACCTTCCTTGATGTGCGCGGTCTTCACGAAGTAGTCGCCGACCAGCATCCGGGTATCGATGCCCGGGCGCTCATCCCAGTGCTTCTGCGTCACGAAGATCGTCGCCGCGTTGTTGCGGAAACCCCCGCCGATGAAGTCCAGGCCGGTGAACGCCACAGCGTACTCGTTGGCGGGGTTGGACTGGATCGCCTTGAGCACTTCGCCGACCACCCTGTCGGTGCGCTCGAGCGTGGCGCCGTCAGGCAGGAACACCGCGCCGATGTAGTACCCCTGGTCCTCGTCCGGCACCAGGCTGCCCGGGGTGAAGCGCCAGAGCCCGGCGGTGATCGCCACCATGCCGGCGAACAGCGCCACCCCGATCGCGCCGCGCCGGATCATCCAGGCTGCGCCGTCGGTATAGCGGTGCGTGACCCGATGGAACCAGTCGTTGAACCAGCGGAAGAAGCGCCCGGGGGCCTTGTGCTCGCGCTTGAGGATCAGCACGCACAGGCTGGGGGTGAGCGTGAGCGCGATGATGCCCGACAGGACCACGGCGATCGAGATGGTGACGGCGAACTGCCGGTAGAGCTCTCCGGTCAGCCCGCCGAGGAAGGCGATCGGGATAAACACCGCGCACAGGGTCAGCACGATCGCGATGACCGGGCCGCTGACTTCACGCATCGCCTTGATCGCAGCCTCGCGCGCTTCGAGACGCTCCTCGTGCATGATGCGCTCGACGTTCTCCAGCACCACGATGGCGTCGTCGACCACGATGCCGATCGCCAGCACCATGCCGAACAGCGTGAGCGTGTTGATCGAATAGCCGAGGACGAACAGCCCGGCGAAGGTCCCGATCAGCGATACCGGCACGGCGGCGAACGGAATCAGCGTCGCGCGCCAGTTCTGCAGAAAGAGGTACACCACGAGGAATACCAGCGCCATCGCCTCCAGCAGCGTCTTCACCACCTCGCGGATCGACACCTCGACGAAGTCGGTGGTGTCGTAGACGATCTGGTATTCGAGTCCTGGCGGGAAACGCCGGGACAGGTCCTGCACGGTGCGCTCGACTTCCTTGGCGACGTCGAGCGCATTGGCGCCCGGTTGCAGGAAGATGCCGAGCAGCGCCGACTCCTTGCCGTTGACCCGCCCGATGAAGTCGTAGTCCTTGGCGGCCAGCTCCACGCGCGCCACGTCCTTCAGGCGCAGCGCCGAGCCGTCCTGGCTGGAGCGGATGATGATTTCCTCGAACTCCCTGGGATCGGCGAGCCGTCCCCTGGTGGTGATCGTGTAGACGAGTTCCTGGGAGCCGTTGTTGGGCGACTGGCCCACCTTGCCGGCGGCGAATTGCGCGTTCTGCTCGTTCAGCGCCTGCAGCAGGTCCGCCGTCGTCACCTTCAGTTGCGACATGCGATCGGGCCGCAACCAGATGCGCATGGCGTAGTCCTTGGCGCCGAAGATCTGGACATTGGTGGTGCCAGGGATGCGCTTGATCGTGTCGAGCACGTTCAGCGTCACGTAATTCGAGACGTACAGGTCGTCGAAGCGCCCGTCCGGCGAGTTGAACGCCAGCACCTGCAGGAAAGAGGTCGAGTTCTTTTCGACCGTGACGCCCTGCCGGCGCACTTCCTGGGGCAGGCGCGCTTCGGCCTGCTTGACCCGGTTGTTGACGTTGACGGTGGCCTGGTCGATGTCGGTCCCGATCTCGAAAGTGACGTTGATCTCGACCATGCCGTTGGAACCGGAATTGGAGGACATGTAAAGCATGTCCTCCACGCCGTTGATCTGGTTTTCAAGCGGCGCGGCGACGGTCTGCTCGAGCACTTCCGCGGAAGCGCCCGGATAGATCGCGCGCACGGTCACTACCGGCGGCGCGATCTCGGGATATTGGGCG
Encoded here:
- a CDS encoding efflux transporter outer membrane subunit, which codes for MLERMIALGAIAALAGCMTVGPDYKRPSIDTPKQWPVASVSEPVSSHWWKSYGDPVLDEMVEEALVHNLDLRLAIARVSEARAQLGAARADRYPGVSAAAAASRNRASEDSALGAPPGSDPTFSDYTASLNVSYEIDFWGKYRRATEAARAELLSARHNRDAVRIALIGEVVKGYFNLRALDAQVEVTRRTISTRLASTALQRLRFQSGVASEFDLRQVEAQAAQAQALLPRLEQQVAVQENALSVLLGRSPRAIVEQPMDRGAAIDVLAMPPSVPAGLPSDLLERRPDLQQAEQSLVAANARIGQARAAYYPSISLTGLFGGESESLGNLFKSSARVWLFSAAAAQTVFDAGRTASRVEAAQAREQQALARYQSAIQNAFRETLDALVAQRKAREALEAQQARVTALQSALKLAQLRYDNGVSSLLEVLDAERGLLDAQLNRIDAQRVRLAATTDLFKALGGGWDPARPDQTASAPGRAN
- a CDS encoding efflux RND transporter permease subunit, whose product is MFSRFFIDRPIFAAVLSIFMVLAGLAAIRVLPIAQYPEIAPPVVTVRAIYPGASAEVLEQTVAAPLENQINGVEDMLYMSSNSGSNGMVEINVTFEIGTDIDQATVNVNNRVKQAEARLPQEVRRQGVTVEKNSTSFLQVLAFNSPDGRFDDLYVSNYVTLNVLDTIKRIPGTTNVQIFGAKDYAMRIWLRPDRMSQLKVTTADLLQALNEQNAQFAAGKVGQSPNNGSQELVYTITTRGRLADPREFEEIIIRSSQDGSALRLKDVARVELAAKDYDFIGRVNGKESALLGIFLQPGANALDVAKEVERTVQDLSRRFPPGLEYQIVYDTTDFVEVSIREVVKTLLEAMALVFLVVYLFLQNWRATLIPFAAVPVSLIGTFAGLFVLGYSINTLTLFGMVLAIGIVVDDAIVVLENVERIMHEERLEAREAAIKAMREVSGPVIAIVLTLCAVFIPIAFLGGLTGELYRQFAVTISIAVVLSGIIALTLTPSLCVLILKREHKAPGRFFRWFNDWFHRVTHRYTDGAAWMIRRGAIGVALFAGMVAITAGLWRFTPGSLVPDEDQGYYIGAVFLPDGATLERTDRVVGEVLKAIQSNPANEYAVAFTGLDFIGGGFRNNAATIFVTQKHWDERPGIDTRMLVGDYFVKTAHIKEGLVLAFAPPPIFGLGNAGGFEFYIQNRGEGGPQALAQAMGQFLAAANKDPMLAGVQTLWRSNVPQLRVDVDREKAKALGVPINDVYDTLAATLGSFYVNDFNRFGRTWQVLMSAEPQYRSSPDSIGELYVRSNTGQMVPVKALAKVSYTSGPDSLDRFNNLPAVKLLGQGAPGVSSGQAIEVVERIADEVLPPDFSYDWGGASFQEKKSSGTSALALGLAVIMVFLILAAQYERWSLPLSVMMALPFGTFGALAAVWIRGLTNDVYFQIGLVTLLGLAAKNAILIVEYALLKNEEGLSPSAAAIEAARLRFRPILMTSLAFILGVAPLAFSSGAGAGARIAVGTGVMGGMLAATFLAIFFVPLFFKLITDRHLTETRSTAQIRTEIEQHKSAAANVVNVPHHPPGHLEPRHA